Proteins encoded together in one Citromicrobium bathyomarinum window:
- a CDS encoding RNA pyrophosphohydrolase — protein MTMTQDRDINQLGYRLCVGVMLVNSAGDAFVGRRIDTKEGDFWQMPQGGVDEGEDLREAALRELWEETGVIADKIAIIGQTREPLRYDLPDELIGKLWGGLYRGQEQHWFLARFEGTDDDVDLEAHETPEFCEFRWVPASTLPDLIVPFKKRVYRAIVTEFADLI, from the coding sequence ATGACCATGACTCAGGACCGCGACATCAACCAGCTCGGCTATCGCCTCTGCGTAGGGGTAATGCTGGTCAATTCAGCAGGCGACGCCTTTGTCGGCCGGCGGATCGACACCAAGGAAGGCGACTTCTGGCAGATGCCGCAGGGCGGCGTCGACGAGGGTGAAGACCTGCGCGAGGCCGCATTGCGCGAACTGTGGGAAGAGACCGGCGTCATCGCGGACAAGATCGCAATCATCGGCCAGACCCGCGAACCGCTGCGTTACGACCTGCCGGACGAGCTGATCGGCAAGCTGTGGGGCGGCCTCTATCGCGGGCAGGAGCAGCACTGGTTCCTCGCCCGGTTCGAAGGGACCGACGACGACGTCGATCTGGAAGCGCACGAAACGCCGGAGTTCTGCGAGTTCCGCTGGGTTCCTGCATCCACGCTGCCCGACCTGATCGTCCCCTTCAAGAAGCGCGTCTACCGCGCCATCGTGACCGAGTTCGCCGATCTGATCTGA
- a CDS encoding RsmB/NOP family class I SAM-dependent RNA methyltransferase produces the protein MTPAARVQAAIAILDKVIEAAKGQGAPADRIVADWAKANRYAGSKDRRAVRELVYDAIRHCGPVPESGRAAMLALAKRDTTISALFDGSQYGPAAIQPEEPVAKSGFAPAWLAKRLSASDVKGAEGAALMGRAPLDVRVNALKADRASIDLPEPGEPLAAPHALRFEAGTQIEQWPAYREGRIEVQDHGSQIACLAAEARAGETVIDLCAGAGGKTLALAAAMENRGRLIASDTDKRRLSQLGPRAERAGASNVEQRLLDPGKEMEALGDLAGQADCVLIDAPCSGTGTWRRKPEAKWRLTPDRLARFSATQDALLALGAKLVKPGGRLVFITCSLLDEEGADRFARFLDSHDGWRADLPPLPLGRPRGGENAQGIRMSPFHDGTDGFFVARGRLP, from the coding sequence ATGACGCCCGCAGCGCGCGTTCAGGCGGCGATTGCGATCCTCGACAAGGTGATCGAAGCTGCAAAGGGGCAGGGCGCTCCGGCCGATCGCATCGTCGCCGACTGGGCCAAGGCCAACCGCTATGCCGGATCGAAGGACCGCCGCGCGGTGCGCGAGCTGGTCTATGACGCGATCCGCCATTGCGGCCCGGTGCCCGAAAGCGGGCGGGCGGCGATGCTTGCGCTGGCGAAGCGGGACACCACGATCTCCGCACTGTTCGATGGGTCGCAATATGGCCCCGCAGCGATCCAGCCCGAGGAGCCTGTGGCTAAAAGCGGGTTCGCACCGGCCTGGCTGGCCAAGCGCCTCTCCGCCTCGGATGTGAAGGGCGCGGAAGGGGCCGCGCTGATGGGCCGTGCACCGCTGGACGTGCGGGTCAACGCGCTGAAGGCAGATCGCGCATCGATCGACCTGCCCGAGCCGGGCGAGCCGCTCGCCGCGCCGCACGCGCTCAGGTTCGAGGCAGGCACGCAGATCGAGCAGTGGCCCGCCTATCGCGAAGGGCGGATCGAGGTGCAGGACCACGGCAGCCAGATCGCCTGCCTTGCGGCAGAGGCGCGCGCGGGCGAGACGGTGATCGATCTGTGTGCAGGTGCGGGCGGCAAGACGCTGGCGCTCGCCGCGGCGATGGAGAACCGCGGACGACTGATCGCGTCGGACACGGACAAGCGCCGCCTCTCGCAGCTCGGTCCCCGGGCCGAGCGTGCCGGGGCGAGCAATGTGGAACAGCGTCTGCTCGATCCTGGCAAGGAGATGGAGGCGCTGGGCGATCTGGCGGGGCAGGCGGACTGCGTGCTGATCGACGCGCCATGCTCTGGCACCGGCACTTGGCGGCGCAAGCCGGAGGCCAAGTGGCGGCTGACGCCCGACCGGCTGGCGCGCTTCTCCGCAACGCAGGACGCGCTGCTGGCGCTGGGTGCAAAGCTGGTGAAGCCGGGCGGGCGGCTGGTGTTCATCACCTGCTCGCTGCTCGACGAAGAGGGCGCGGATCGATTCGCGCGCTTTCTGGATAGCCACGATGGCTGGCGCGCGGACCTCCCGCCGCTGCCTCTGGGGAGGCCGCGCGGGGGCGAGAATGCGCAGGGAATCCGCATGTCCCCGTTCCACGACGGCACGGACGGATTTTTCGTCGCAAGGGGCCGTTTGCCGTGA
- a CDS encoding GNAT family N-acetyltransferase: MAPALLEAWLTGRSLARGLPLPVASHGGFRVDTNGAAELRRWVFPTADMRIGELAGKIDSPREPIKACIPARDLAGFLPSGWDVQDTGYFMHCRCTPALPDLPDGFVARTEQGGDSGRIDIATTDGVLAARGFWGRGAEAFVYDRIVVEAAFRRRGLGKALMGLIGRNRHGDDLPQLLVATEEGRLLYLSLGWEVVSPYATALRRERAPD; this comes from the coding sequence GTGGCACCGGCGCTCCTCGAAGCCTGGCTGACCGGGCGCTCGCTTGCCCGCGGTCTGCCGCTGCCAGTCGCATCGCACGGCGGCTTTCGGGTCGATACGAACGGCGCGGCCGAGTTGCGCCGGTGGGTGTTCCCCACTGCCGATATGCGGATCGGCGAGCTGGCGGGGAAGATCGACAGTCCGCGTGAACCGATCAAGGCGTGCATTCCCGCACGCGATCTGGCCGGGTTCCTGCCGTCCGGCTGGGATGTGCAGGATACCGGGTACTTCATGCATTGCCGGTGCACCCCTGCGCTGCCCGACCTTCCCGATGGATTCGTGGCACGTACCGAGCAAGGCGGTGACTCGGGCAGGATCGACATCGCGACTACGGACGGAGTACTCGCCGCACGCGGGTTCTGGGGGCGGGGTGCCGAGGCGTTTGTCTATGATCGCATCGTGGTCGAAGCTGCCTTCCGACGCCGCGGGCTCGGGAAAGCGCTGATGGGGTTGATCGGTCGAAACCGGCACGGGGACGACCTGCCCCAATTGCTGGTCGCTACAGAGGAGGGGCGGCTGCTCTATCTATCGCTTGGATGGGAAGTGGTGTCGCCTTATGCCACCGCATTGAGGCGCGAGCGCGCTCCCGACTGA
- the guaB gene encoding IMP dehydrogenase — translation MAFKEIPLALTFDDVLLRPAASEVLPSMADTRTRLTREIALNIPVISSAMDTVTEADMAIAMAQLGGMGVLHRNLDIEEQVAAVRAVKRFESGMVVNPITIHPDATLGEAQAIMSANRISGIPVTDRGGKLVGILTNRDVRFAENPAQPIRELMTTDNLATVPLGTGQEEARRTLHQRRIEKLIVVDDEYRCIGLITVKDIEKAVTYPNATKDAAGRLRVAAATTTGDKGFERSQALVDAEVDVIIIDTAHGHNRDVLKAVERAKTLSNSVQVIAGNVATAEATRALIDAGADAVKVGIGPGSICTTRVVAGVGVPQLTAIMDAAEEAEKSGVPVIGDGGLRTSGDAAKALAAGASCVMVGSMLAGTEEAPGETFIYQGRSFKSYRGMGSVSAMARGSADRYFQQDVSAMKLVPEGIEGQVPYKGPASAVIHQLVGGIKAAMGYTGSRTIEDLRKGAQFVQITNAGLTESHVHDVAITREAPNYPTR, via the coding sequence GTGGCCTTCAAGGAAATCCCCCTCGCCCTGACCTTCGATGACGTGCTGCTGCGCCCCGCCGCGAGCGAGGTGCTGCCCAGCATGGCCGACACGCGCACCCGGCTGACGCGCGAGATCGCGCTCAACATTCCGGTCATCTCCTCCGCGATGGACACCGTGACCGAGGCGGACATGGCGATCGCGATGGCCCAGCTGGGCGGGATGGGCGTGCTCCACCGCAATCTCGATATCGAGGAACAGGTCGCTGCGGTGCGCGCGGTCAAGCGGTTCGAAAGCGGGATGGTGGTCAACCCTATCACGATCCATCCCGACGCGACCCTGGGCGAAGCGCAGGCGATCATGAGCGCCAATCGCATCAGCGGCATCCCGGTGACCGATCGCGGCGGCAAGCTGGTCGGCATCCTGACCAACCGCGACGTGCGCTTTGCGGAAAACCCCGCGCAGCCCATCCGTGAGCTGATGACCACCGATAACCTCGCCACCGTGCCGCTGGGCACCGGGCAGGAAGAGGCGCGGCGCACGCTGCACCAGCGGCGGATCGAAAAGCTGATCGTGGTCGACGACGAATATCGCTGCATCGGCCTGATCACGGTCAAGGACATCGAAAAGGCGGTGACCTATCCCAACGCGACCAAGGACGCGGCGGGCCGCCTGCGTGTCGCGGCGGCCACCACCACCGGCGACAAGGGTTTCGAACGGTCGCAGGCGCTGGTCGATGCGGAAGTCGACGTCATCATCATCGACACCGCACACGGCCATAATCGCGACGTTTTGAAAGCGGTCGAACGGGCCAAGACGCTGAGCAATTCGGTCCAGGTCATCGCCGGAAACGTCGCCACGGCGGAGGCGACGCGCGCGCTGATCGATGCGGGCGCGGATGCGGTCAAGGTCGGCATCGGCCCGGGCTCGATCTGCACCACGCGCGTTGTTGCGGGCGTGGGCGTGCCGCAGCTGACCGCGATCATGGATGCCGCCGAGGAAGCCGAGAAATCGGGCGTTCCGGTGATCGGCGATGGTGGCCTGCGCACCAGCGGCGATGCGGCCAAGGCGCTGGCCGCCGGGGCGAGTTGCGTGATGGTCGGCTCGATGCTGGCGGGCACTGAAGAGGCACCGGGCGAAACCTTCATATACCAGGGTCGCAGCTTCAAGAGCTATCGCGGCATGGGCTCCGTCAGCGCGATGGCGCGCGGCAGTGCCGACCGCTATTTCCAGCAGGACGTCTCCGCGATGAAGCTGGTCCCCGAAGGGATCGAGGGGCAGGTGCCGTATAAAGGCCCGGCCAGCGCGGTGATCCACCAGCTGGTCGGCGGGATCAAGGCGGCGATGGGCTACACCGGCAGCCGCACGATCGAGGATCTGCGCAAGGGCGCCCAGTTCGTCCAGATCACCAATGCCGGCCTGACCGAAAGCCACGTCCACGACGTCGCGATCACCCGCGAGGCGCCGAACTACCCGACCCGCTGA
- the pspF gene encoding phage shock protein operon transcriptional activator → MERENQFVGQSLAFLDAVERTSRAAALQRPVLVIGERGTGKELIAERLHRLSPRWGEPLITMNCAALPETLIEAELFGHEAGAFTGATRAREGRFEEADGGTLFLDELATLSMAAQERLLRAVEYGEVTRIGSSRPVRVDCRIVAATNEDLPAKAERGEFRADLLDRLSFEVITLPPLRAREGDVLVLADYFGRRMAAELGWDAWPGYAEHVQTELEEYAWPGNVRELRNVVERAIYRWDDPERPVAHIVYDPFDSPWKPASMPASARREEGAAAAPQPAQRLDFDDIADLRAAVDSHERAIVEHALGKHRWNQRQTAKALGLSYDQLRHCIKKHGLMEEGG, encoded by the coding sequence ATGGAGCGGGAGAACCAGTTCGTCGGGCAATCGCTCGCCTTTCTCGATGCGGTCGAGCGGACCAGCCGCGCGGCCGCGCTGCAGCGCCCGGTGCTGGTCATCGGCGAGCGCGGCACGGGCAAGGAACTGATTGCCGAACGCCTGCACCGCCTGTCCCCGCGCTGGGGCGAGCCGCTGATCACCATGAACTGCGCCGCGCTGCCCGAAACGCTGATCGAGGCCGAGCTGTTCGGCCACGAAGCGGGCGCTTTCACCGGCGCGACCCGCGCGCGCGAGGGCCGGTTCGAGGAGGCTGACGGCGGCACGCTGTTCCTCGACGAGCTCGCGACGCTTTCCATGGCCGCGCAGGAGCGGCTGCTGCGCGCGGTCGAATATGGTGAGGTCACCCGGATCGGCTCCAGCCGCCCCGTCAGAGTCGACTGCCGGATCGTCGCGGCGACCAACGAGGATCTGCCCGCGAAGGCGGAGCGGGGCGAGTTTCGCGCCGACCTGCTCGACCGGCTCAGCTTCGAGGTTATCACCCTGCCGCCGCTGCGCGCGCGCGAGGGCGATGTGCTGGTGCTGGCCGACTATTTCGGGCGGCGCATGGCGGCCGAGCTGGGGTGGGACGCGTGGCCTGGCTATGCCGAGCATGTCCAGACGGAGCTGGAGGAATACGCCTGGCCCGGCAATGTGCGCGAACTGCGCAACGTGGTCGAACGCGCGATCTATCGCTGGGACGATCCCGAACGCCCGGTCGCGCATATCGTGTACGATCCGTTCGACAGCCCGTGGAAGCCCGCCTCCATGCCCGCATCCGCCCGCCGTGAAGAGGGTGCCGCGGCTGCGCCACAACCCGCGCAGCGCCTCGATTTCGACGACATTGCCGACCTGCGCGCCGCGGTCGACAGCCACGAACGCGCGATCGTGGAACATGCGCTTGGCAAGCATCGCTGGAACCAGCGGCAGACCGCCAAGGCGCTGGGCCTCAGCTACGATCAGCTGCGCCATTGCATCAAGAAGCACGGGTTGATGGAAGAGGGCGGCTGA
- the pspA gene encoding phage shock protein PspA: MTDHTDPPGRDRRLSRLDTEVEQLRRSPTPTQSGRSSAERAADWTNPDKVNEKLNTFISYGAPFMGIFSRTRDIIAANFNEMLDKADDPSKMIRMIILEMEETLVEVRASAARTIADQKEMHRHTVKLDKLQADWGEKAQLALSKDREDLARAALVERKKAADMSEQLKAEISVLDDSLRAYEEDIHKLQSRLREARSRQSQIAARLESAENRVKLRSLMTTERVDEALTRFDALERRVDYAEGRADQLKMESESGKLSLSDEIAALAGSDKVDEELEEMKRALGKGADDAKKGD; encoded by the coding sequence ATGACCGACCACACCGATCCCCCCGGCCGCGACCGCCGCCTCTCGCGCCTCGACACCGAGGTGGAGCAGCTGCGCCGCAGCCCGACCCCCACGCAGAGCGGCCGGTCGAGCGCCGAACGCGCTGCCGACTGGACAAACCCGGACAAGGTCAACGAGAAGCTCAACACCTTCATCTCATACGGAGCACCCTTCATGGGCATCTTCAGCCGCACCCGCGACATCATCGCGGCCAATTTCAACGAAATGCTGGATAAGGCAGACGATCCGTCGAAGATGATCCGGATGATCATCCTCGAAATGGAGGAAACCCTGGTCGAAGTGCGCGCCAGTGCCGCGCGCACCATCGCCGATCAGAAGGAAATGCACCGCCACACGGTCAAGCTGGACAAGCTGCAGGCCGACTGGGGCGAGAAGGCGCAGCTGGCGCTGAGCAAGGACCGTGAAGACCTCGCCCGCGCCGCGCTGGTCGAGCGCAAGAAAGCCGCCGACATGAGCGAACAGCTCAAGGCGGAAATCAGCGTGCTCGACGATTCGCTGCGGGCTTACGAGGAAGACATCCACAAGCTGCAGAGCCGCCTGCGCGAAGCGCGCAGCCGCCAGTCGCAGATCGCGGCCCGGCTCGAAAGCGCGGAAAACCGCGTGAAGCTGCGCAGCCTGATGACGACCGAGCGGGTCGACGAGGCGCTGACCCGCTTCGACGCGCTCGAGCGCCGGGTCGATTACGCGGAAGGCCGCGCCGACCAGCTCAAGATGGAAAGCGAGAGCGGCAAGCTGTCGCTGTCCGACGAAATCGCCGCCCTCGCAGGATCGGACAAGGTCGACGAGGAACTGGAAGAAATGAAACGCGCGCTCGGCAAGGGAGCCGACGACGCCAAAAAGGGGGATTGA
- the pspB gene encoding envelope stress response membrane protein PspB, translated as MGDFFFPIIICSILFIGLPWVILHYVTKWKTAGGGITTDDEALLEELYALTKRLDDRMDTVERLVAHDHADFKPARLIADNKADNEELDELEALLARKRAEHRETRA; from the coding sequence ATGGGAGACTTTTTCTTTCCCATCATCATTTGCAGCATTCTCTTCATCGGTCTGCCGTGGGTCATCCTGCACTACGTGACCAAGTGGAAGACCGCGGGCGGTGGCATCACCACCGATGACGAGGCCCTGCTGGAAGAGCTCTACGCGCTCACCAAGCGGCTCGACGACCGGATGGATACGGTCGAGCGACTGGTCGCCCACGACCACGCCGACTTCAAGCCCGCCCGCCTGATCGCCGACAACAAGGCCGACAACGAGGAACTCGACGAACTGGAAGCGCTGCTCGCCCGCAAGCGCGCCGAACACAGGGAGACCCGCGCA